The genomic region ACCCTCAGAGGCCACAGATCTTCCCCCCGTGGACACACTGGGTCCCAGAGAAGGCCAGCATCTATTGAAGGCACACAGCAAGTCTAGATGGGGCCTCTGACTCTGACTTCCAGACCATCCTGCTCCTCGCACCATTTCTCCATGCATCCTAAgttaattgagcacctactgtgtgctctgTCCTCACCTCCTAGAGCTCACAAGTTAACACCCAAGAAACCACAAATTAACAATATCAAATTGTGATGTATGATGATAGAATAATAGGCTGGATTGGTGGGGGTTCTTATTTGGGTGCATTAAGGCTTCCCTGGGGAAGAAATAATACAATTGAAACCTGAGATTAAGAAGCCACACATCAAGCAGGGACAGGAACAGCATTCTAGGTAAaggaaacagcaggtgcaaaAGCATATAAGCCAGAAAGAGCTTGGAGTGCttgaacagaaagaagaaaatggttgAGACCTAGAGAGAAGACATGGTGGGGTATAGAGAGGTAGTCAGGGGCTGGCTGCCAAGGCCTTGTGGGCCCCAAAGGAGTCTGGCTTTCAGCCTGAGGGTCAGGACGAGCCACTACAAGATTTTAAACAGGGGACTAATGTGATCAGGTCACTGAGGCACACTGTGGAAGATGGACTAACGGGAGTGGGTTGGGGGACCAGTGTGGATGCTGCTGCTGGTGAGCAAGGGCTGGCTGCCCGCCCTCCGAGAGGCTGCGGAATGCAACTGACAGGGAGCTGGGACTGCTGGGCCCAGTCCGTGCTTTACCACTAATTCACCTTGggacctccttttcctcccttggCTTCTCCATCTCCTCTGAACAGTGGGTCAGACACGGTGCTTTTTGGATAAGGCACTGTGTCCCCTAAGTGGTAGTGTACTAGGGGACAGCCTCCCTCCTccttgggaagggagggagaatcaTCAAGGCCAGAGTCATGATTGAGACCTGGCAGCCAATGAGCCCGCCAGTAGTACCCTTCAGTGCCAGCAGGTGGCGACCCCAGCCTCTAGAGgggcaggaagaggaaaggaaatgtgCAACCAGGAGAGGAGGCGGCGGGGGAGGGGTCTAGAAGGCAAAGACACCTGACAAAAGCCCTGTACCTACCCGGGAGCCTCACATCTACCCCCAAGCCTGACAAGGCAGGAATTACCATCCCTGCTCCCAGCTCAGGAACAACTCAGAGAGGAAGAGtttcttgcccaaggtcacagagtaaGGATGAGACTTGGCTGGGACTGGCCCCCAGTAAAAACCCTTGGGCTGCAGTCTGGGTTGGCCTAATGCTGGCGCTGGTAATGCCAGCTACTTACTGTTAAGCAAACCACTTCCAATGGAAAGCAGAGCCCAGAACCTTTTCTCTACCAGGGCCATAAACCTTATTGAAGAACCAAGTTATCACCAAAATCTTTATGAGGCCGTCCTCTCTGCACCCCACCCCAGAGGCCTTGGTGGGAGTGTGTGAAAGCAGCCCAGAGGAAGGGcttccagagagaagaggggcccGCCCggggagacagaaggaaggacaGGTCCAATAAACAGCCGCTCCCAGAGATAAGGGGCTGTCAGAGAGGAAGAGGCTGCAGCATGGCGGACAGAGGGTGGGGGTGCTTCTCCACCCACACACATCACAGCGCCGTGGCTGGCTCACTGTCTGAGCCACCCAGTCCTCTGTGGTCccatggggacactgaggcccagggaagtaAGGGCAAGTCAGAGGCCAAGGTAGGGGAGGACCTGCTATTTCAGCCACCCAGCCTGGGACTTTTTAACAAGGCGACAGTGTCCTTGGGAAGGAGAAGCTGGGGGTGTCCCATCAGGGCTGGCTCAGGGCTCTGATGACAGGTGGGCCACCTAGAGGTGATGATAAGTGAATGCTCTTTTGCATGATGAAgcgagaggaggaagaagaaccaGGTATTTGTTTAAACAAAATCCCAGGGtgagggggacggggagggggagaggcacacaCAGGCTCACTATCCTCCTAGGCCGGCTCAGCTGGAAAGGGAAGAGCTTCCACATAGGCCACTGACTTGCTAGGTGATCCCAAGCAGGTGACTTCACATCTCTGAGCTCCAGGTgcttcatctgcaaaatagagATAACAATCAAATTCTACCTCACTGGACTCTCTGATGGATGAACTGAGATAACACTACAGATCCCGCCCCCCACTCTCATCCGAAAGCGGAGCGGTCCTGTGAAACATTTCTTCGGCTGAAATAGTGTAAAGCGAAGAAGCAGTTACCTTAGATCACATTGTCAATGGATGCACAGAATGAATCGGGATGAAGCCCAGATGCTCGCAGACACAGGTCAAAGCTATGGCGGCCGGCTGCTGAGATGTTGAGTGTGGTTCTTGGGAAAGGAGTCCGGCGGGGCCACTCTCACTCACTGCTCAGGGTACACACTGCCTCCATAAGGGCTCGCTGCAAAACAAATGCCGaaagttatttttgctttttgccttattttttcaGAAAAGCGAAAACCCCTTTCTTTCTGTTAGCAGAAACAGGTACTAATGTAGGTAGGTCTTTCCTAAAAGCAAAGCAGCGTAAAGTGAACTTTCAAAAAGCGGGGATACAACTGCATGCCGACAACTTGGCATGATGCCTGGCACTtagcaaatgctcaataaatagtaatGCTTCTGTTATTACCCCAGCACAGGTAAAGGGTCCCACTCTCCAGTCTCAGGGAGAGGTCGTGAAGGGGCATGACTGGGAGGCAGAAGATCTGGGTCCATTTCCAGTACATTGACCTGGTGTGGGAACTTAGGGGGCAGAAAACCTTCTTTTTTGAAGCTTCTGGGCCTTCGTTTCCCTAACTGTAAAGAGAGTGGGTCGGTTCTCTGAGGGCCTTCTGTGGTCAGGATGCTATGGATCTCTGATGTCCCTGCTCTTCTATCCTAGGTGGATCGGAGGGTCAGCAGGGCTGGGCTGAGGACCCCTCAAGTGATCTGTCTGGGCATTGAGAAAGTCCAGCAGGATTAGGAGGCTCAGTTTTTCTACCCAGCCCTGCGCCTGTGTGACTTTGGCCACATACCTggacctctctgtgcttcttttcaTCATCCAGCAAAAGGAACCAATTTACTCCATCCTTCTCAACACCCAGGGCTCAGGAAAGAGCAGGCTGGGAGGCCCACCTCAGGGGTGTCTGTGGAGTAGGAGGCAAGTCCAAACTCCACCCTGGGACAAGACAGCACTCAGGGAACCACAGAGCTGCTGCAGTCCTCCCCTAGACCTCGGCGGCCCTGGCTCTGCGCTCTCCCTGGTCAGGAAAATAGACCCTGCTCTGCCTGGAAAGTCCACCATTTCTCGGCCGCCACCCAAGTCCTGGACTCCGTCTTCCTCCTCCCTGGAGTCCTGTCCAGCTTCCTCACTGCTCTCTGCCCCCACAGCCCTCCTCTTGTCCATTCCCCACACACCAGCCCCAGCACTTGATTACGAGTGGGTTGAGATCCATGTCTGCGCCTacagctttctttctctctcgggCCCCAGGTCTGCCCTGTGCCGCTCTCCAAACTCAGACCTTCAAGTCCCATTCCGGgtcttctcttcctcctgtctGAGAAGTCCCAGTCACCTCAGATCAGGAAGTGGAGCCCAGTCCTCCTTTCTCTGTAGCATCACCAGTTTCTTACTGACCCCTTGGAAGATTTTTACAGGACTTCTGAGTAAAATTTCACCAACACATCCACTTCCTGACACGGGCAAGGGGCCTTCCCTGCTGAGACAGCCATGTGTCCCTTCATGCCAACCACACCCAGGcagccccctctcccttctccaaaaGCAGCCTTCATTTTGCTGCATAAATGTGGAcccattctctttcctttctgagcctcagtgtttcCGCCCGCACAATGGGAAGTTTTCCTCTGAGCAGGAAGGGGAGCCCTGGGCCTACTGTCCCTGCTCTGTCTTCATCAGAGCCCTAGAAGAACAAGATTCTGACTGGAGCCAGCATCGTGGATGGGTTCCCTGTGCAGTCATACAGGGCCTGGTGCTTACAGGGGTCCCATGCTTGGTGGAACACTCTGctgttgccatcttgaaattcttaatttttgaatgaGGGCTCTCACATTGTCACTTTTGCACTGGGCCCTGTCAATTATATCCTGGTCCTGACACATCTGTGTAGCCCTGAGATGACGCTGACTTGCCCAGGGCCAATCTGGTGACTCAAGGGAGAAACAGGTTGAATAGATAAGACCCTGTCTGATTCTATCTACATCtgatcctgactggggatcagacctgcaaccttggtgtatcaggaagacgctctaaccagcttaagtacccagccagggctttgtttGCCAGTCTTtaattggggtggggtggggtggatgtTAGATAATACCTGGGAATTTGTGTTAATTTTGTTAGACGTTATAATGGCATATTATGTAAGAAAAGGTCTGTGTGGTTTAGAGATGCATGCTGAAGCATGTGGGGGTAAAATGACatgatgtttaaaatttattttaaaataaatctcgaTAATGGTTGAAGCTGGGTGACAGGTGTATAGCGGTTCACTATACAACTCTACCTCTGTGTATGTTTGAAacctttcattaaaataaaggGGGTTGAGGATCACCAAAAGTTGTGAGAAGTTCCTTAGAATGTCCCCTGAAGatgcccctgccccacctccttAAGAActgtgtatgtgcatatgtgcATTTTCCTGGTAAAAACATCCACAGCTTTCATCTGAAACTCAGAAGGGTCGTGACCCCTGTCCCCAAAGGATTAAGATCACTGCTACCTTACAGACAGGAGCCCTGTTTGAAGTTAGGTTGCCCCTCTCACCTTCAGCGGGTCACTGCTCAGTGTCCCACAGGCCAGAGTGGCTGTGTGACGCTGGCCTAGGGTCCCCATGTAGTCCCTGGATCCCTTTTCTCCAAGAGATGGAGGTATTCTGCCTCTAGGCGGCGGACCCCTCAGGAGACTCCCACACCTAGCGTGCCTCGGTGCTCGCCCAGGATGCGCCCTCCACGTCCCCACCCCTCCAGGCCCCGGCCCGTCCACCTCCCGCTTGGGGCGGCAATTTGTCTCCTTTTGAACCCCCCGCCCCCGACGGGTTTCCCTCTTTGATTCGCGGCCGGGAGGCTCCCCCCGCTTTGAAATGCAAAGCCGCCTCGGCTGGGGCCGCGGGCGGCCTGGGGCTATAAAAGGCCTGGGTGGGGCGGCCCGGCGGCGGGCCGGCGGGTTCAGGTGAGCTGTTGCTCGTCGGGGCGGCCCGCAGCGGCGGCTCCAGGGCCCAGCATGCGCGGGGGGCCCTGCGGCCACCATGTACGTGGGCTATGTGCTGGACAAAGACTCTCCTGTGTACCCCGGCCCTGCCAGGCCCCCAAGTCTCGGCCTGGGCCCGCAAGCCTACGGACCCCCGCCCCCGGGGCCCCCGCAGTACCCCGACTTCACCGGCTACTCTCACGTGGAGCCGACCCCCGCGCCCCCTGCGGCCTGGAGCGCGCCCTTCTCTGCACCCAAGGACGACTGGGCCGCCGCCTATGGCCCGGGTCCCGCGGCCCCGGCTGCCAGCCCTGTCCCGCTGGCATTCGGGCCCCCTCCGGACTTTAGCCCGGTGCCCGCGCCCCCCGGGCCTGGTCCGGGCCTGCTAGCGCAGCCCCTGGGCGGCCCGGGCGCACCGTCCTCGCCCGGAGCGCAAAGGCGGACTCCCTACGAGTGGATGCGGCGCAGCGTGGCGGCTGGAGGCGGCGGTGGCAGCGGTAAGGACCCCTCCCTGGCACTGCAACTACGGACAGTTCCCCTGGGCACCGGCAGGTGCTAGGGCCAGGCCCCGGCCGTCCCCTGTCTGACCTCTGCCCTGACCCTGCTTGGGCTCCTGGAGTGCAGCCTCCCCGACCACTCTCACCTGGGGGCTGTTCTCTCAGCTTCCCCTTCTGAGTCCCAGAGTAAGCACAACCCCGTCTTTCTGTCTAGATAGGAATACTAAGTCCCCAGAAGTGAAGATACTGATTCCTGGCAAGGCTGAACTAGAACGCTGCCCATAGACCTTTATCCGAGGGCTCTTTTAGGACCCACCCTGGTCATCCTCAGTTTCTTCCACCTCTGTCCCTACCCAAGCAGAGGCTGCAAACCTGCCCCAGAAGAGACATCGCCCTGATTATAAGAACGTGTCAGGTCACTTTCCTTTCCGGGTCTCAGTCCCCCTGATGTACAGTGAACAGATCGTTGGGTCATGTCATTTGGACTAAAAAAGAGCCTCTTTGGTTAGATTGGCTGGTGGGGGGCTCCCTACCTTCTCATCCCAGGGCCCTTCCTGAACTCTTgaccctgggggaggggaaagcagGAGCAGTTGGGAAGGTGGCTGCTGTTTGGCTCCTGAGCCTGTGAACCTCCTGCCCCCAGGCAGGCCTCTCTGATCCACCCTCTTCAAAGGCAGAGGAGGGGGCAAGACAAAGGCCCAGCTTTAATGAGGGGCGGCCTGACCTCCTTTATAGGTCCCCCCTTTTGTCATGTAACAGGCTGTGCCTTGGCTCGGTAGTGACTCCTGTTGGCCAGAAAGTGAACAGGATGCCCCATTGTCCTGACTGTGTCGGGCCTGTCCTGACAAAGGCCACCTGGCCTGGTGGGCGGGAAGTTGGCCTGCCCACCCTTTGATGTCCagcccctccttctcttcccccagctgggagagaggctgagacttccccacctcctctttctcttcaccCCCATGTCTCCACACACGCTCAGCTCACCCAGGGGCCAGATGCTGCGAGGGCTTGATCAGGAGCTATCCGTCTGGCTGTAATCAGACCACCTTCTTGGGAGTCCCAGGGACGCAGAGCCTCCTAGCTGCCTCCAAGGCCTCAGAAGACTGGGATTTATggcctggctctgccccttgttTCTGTGACCTTGGCTACATTATGGCAGCTAACATTTATAGAACACTTACTAATGGACCGGGCACTGATGTGAGATCTTGCATgtgtcatttaattcttataacattATTGTAGGTTCTGTTATCACCCCCAGtgttcagatgaagaaacagtgGCATATAGAGGTTAAATATTTGCACAAAGCTGTATAACCAGTAAATAGTGAGGCTGGGACTTGAGCCCTGGCAGACTGACCACCAAGCCTGTGGGCTAATTTTCTAAACAGCTTCTCTTAAATCAGTCATCTTTTCTGACTTTCAGTTTTACCATCTGTGACATGAAAGGAAAGGGCCTCGTACCTTTGAGTTACAAAAGGACCCCTTTGGAAAATCTGATGGagtctaataataataatctccCTAGGAAAGAGTGTTGCCTGATTCGGCAGACAATTTCAGGAGTTAGGCCTCAGAACCTTCATCCATAAACCCCGGTTGAGTTATCTGTCTGGCTGTAACCCTGCGTTAGATTATATGAGAGAAGGTGTCTGGAGCCACTGACCCTCAGGGTCCCGCTGTTCCGTCTGTCCCTTGGAGAAGGAAGCCTGCATTTCCTGCTCCTCTATTccagttgttgcttcctgctgcTCAGGTGACTTTGGAGATTGATGAGGAGGTTCCCCAGGGCCGGACTTGGAGAGAGGCCATCACTGTGTGAGGGACAGAGGGTGGGCCGGGGGAGGTCAGAGCACTGGTTGAGGCCTGGAGGAGCTACCAGAATGTATGGTGTAGGGCacatcccctcttctctctgggcaCAGGAGTTGTGACCCTAACTCAGCCTCTGGTCTCAAAAGTGACTTGGACACTTTTGTTCCCAGGAAGAAAAAGGGCTTAGGAGTAACTCTGCCCAGAGGCACGAAGCCTTTCTCTCTTTACTTCCAGATAGTAGAAGGCAGGGCGAAGGGCGGTGTTGGGGCTCGGGGAAAGTGGCTGCCCCAGGAGTCAGGTGAGACCCCTGCCGAGGCAGCAGGAACCTGGCCTTTCTAAAGCTAGAAGCTGCTGCCTGTCTGGCCAGGGGGCATCTGACTCTGACCAGTGCTTCTGAGATGGGGACAGGATTGGGTGGGGTTACAGACCCTCCCTGAGAGAGGCCAAGCCCCTCCCCTgtttggcctcagtttctccttctgGGCACTGAGAGTCCAGGGTTTCTTGGCCGTATTCCTGTGTCAGTGCTGTTGTCTCAGATGGCAGAGTGAAGGCTAGTGCATGCCACCACCACTTGGGCTCAATTTTCTGCACATGTCACTGTCTGGTCACCAGGTATTACGGGGTACCATTTTTAACCAGCCCATCTTCCTCCCTTCTGAGCCTCTAACATTGTATAATATCTGAACTGGCAGTCAGAGGCCAGGCATACAGATGGGAAACTGAAGTCCAGAGACTGGAAGGCATGTTCTAGTTTTGTACACGTGgaagctggaggagaagagatgTTGAATAAGTCGGTTAAAATTTTTCCAGAGGTTTTCTACCATTTTTTAGGGCAAAATCTACACTCCTTCCTGAGGTCTCTGAGACTGTAGAGCATCAGCACCTGGaaccctgcctgcctccctgccctcaACCCAGGCCATTCTGCCCTCGGCCACCAAGCTCCAGCCACTCCAGTCTCCTTTCAGTGTTTCAGACGTATCTTACCACAGGTCTTGTGCATGTGTTGTTCCCTCTTCCAAGAAacctcttttctctgactctttgcAGGCCTATCTCCTTTTCACCTGAATGGCCACCTCCTCAGAGATGTCCTCCATGATTTCTCAACAAAGGCTCCCCCTAAGCCCATCGATAATCTTTGCCATGTTTCCTTTAGACTCTAAAGAATCTAACCCCAATTGCAATATTCTCACTTATTGGTGTATTTGTATGTGGTCCATTCCCCCACCCAGTCACCAAAGTAAAGGCCTGTGAGGTTCAGAGCCACGTCTATTTGACCTGTCACTACATTCCAGACACTTAGTTCAGTGTATGGCATTtagcaggtgctcaatatattttgttaaataaatgaacaggGCAAGTGTGAGGAACGGTTGActtgggggaagaggagagagatgtgATCCTGGCTTTGACACAGGTTTCTGAGGTCTCAGGCCTGGAGGTGGGACCCACAACAGTCCAACTGAGCTGCTCGTGCCAATGGTAGAGGCCTGGttgctctcctctccctgccGGGACAGTAGGTGCTATCCTTACCTGGGGAATTGGCATAGCTAAGACTGGGACTAAGACCCTGGCTTTATTCTAAGGAAGGGGCAGTGAAAATggggaaggtgagagagagagagagagagagaggctcttGGCCTTTATTCCATTCAATATATTGAACAGTTCCAAGTGACAGCTGTCAT from Saccopteryx leptura isolate mSacLep1 chromosome 6, mSacLep1_pri_phased_curated, whole genome shotgun sequence harbors:
- the CDX1 gene encoding homeobox protein CDX-1; its protein translation is MYVGYVLDKDSPVYPGPARPPSLGLGPQAYGPPPPGPPQYPDFTGYSHVEPTPAPPAAWSAPFSAPKDDWAAAYGPGPAAPAASPVPLAFGPPPDFSPVPAPPGPGPGLLAQPLGGPGAPSSPGAQRRTPYEWMRRSVAAGGGGGSGKTRTKDKYRVVYTDHQRLELEKEFHYSRYITIRRKSELAANLGLTERQVKIWFQNRRAKERKVNKKKQQQQQQQQVPQPPQPPPPAHEVTATAAGPPLGGLCPSSTSLLGASSPMPVKEEYLP